In Glandiceps talaboti chromosome 14, keGlaTala1.1, whole genome shotgun sequence, a single genomic region encodes these proteins:
- the LOC144445634 gene encoding von Willebrand factor D and EGF domain-containing protein-like, with protein MIRNRMKVLHCVTSLIFVSLLVVVTKSQTTTEWPKDGPTDTSGTPPGCSWGSWSTCSATCGPFAKKVRTCTYNNQIYTDIEPCGVETCLNGGTIQTTYCDCTSDYTGPCCELPADTDLGIKMVTTDTDVNFECTLTGETDTSDKTFTFTWYANDDEIFTETLTSTVSTLYQTSWLGKMGSQIRCQVDILVGDSVTGTKRSVGYFAGIKANTPILGEVVLEESAPSVEIQLESTVPLLCPSCEVVIPLFITDREGYFGKYADAVVTEKCGAVVTPNNTAPGNKITLSVKARRDFFSDGDGAVFLGFLPVQYSPVPLWTGYHFLHLIKLKTVDKDKIFRQCGGSGDPHYHTCDGAYYDVYIRGEFIFYKHEKYPYEVQTRLTACGTVACNCGVAVRVEDDIIIFDRCKVTPKIYVWYWRGERYEYYYSTSTLQIKVLTTGELTPGFRLTRHYRGYMHEVHLPNGAYVTIYGTNYLSVYFSYGSEDYKFENAGFCGSCDDDKDNDLLHGPFKAKEKKYSNAGSWGTRREFSSTWRTPPGKNLFYGELDDDIPTTSERDPVSQIYCTCSLATPLSALFAGIFNNIQVIQLCGTNRDLKRSYLPSETANPKRCDSYWCDITDDYIADMDEYKKQRRRKREAGDENDSLDFDFDIDYEPPTPTWPTTSGITEADADAKCNAVLVTSSVGQACVSIVGNDAVAQYIQYCKTDIQVLDDLKEASSTQEMMKSDCKERLTKDTSLYTTVDGVLAEAEEILGYLCPQDCNGHGTCQSGECDCNTGYEGLDCSVDSTKAPTVYTGHKDGLCDKTIYNCTHVSIFGDNLSDSDGLTCHRKPVKLTISGFETIDESETSDSAGVFVAFDEVSCLSNATTNNDGGDSDTTKPSGSMYAVSNDGNNPSGEVLVIVYNSNCDVCNGTDGSCTRKDDICVFGDDCFDMDHLVCKDSKLLNILKDAGYAILGILISVFVLTVVVLSYFKFVRKSNKVSASTEALKSRT; from the exons ATGATTCGAAACAGAATGAAAGTTTTGCATTGCGTCACCAGCCTGATCTTTGTCAGTTTACTGGTAGTTGTAACGAAGAGCCAGACGACAACAGAATGGCCTAAAGATGGGCCTACAGATACATCTGGCACGCCACCTGGTTGTTCCTGGGGATCTTGGTCAACTTGTAGTGCTACTTGTGGGCCGTTTGCAAAAAAGGTTCGGACTTGCACGTACAATAATCAAATCTACACTGATATAGAGCCATGTGGTGTGGAAACTTGCCTAAATGGTGGAACGATCCAAACTACTTATTGTGACTGCACATCAGACTACACAGGACCATGTTGCGAGTTGCCAGCAGACACAG atCTGGGGATAAAAATGGTGACAACAGACACGGATGTAAATTTTGAGTGTACACTGACAGGAGAGACAGACACCTCTGATAAGACATTCACCTTTACCTGGTATGCTAACGACGATGAAATCTTCACAGAGACTCTGACATCGACCGTATCTACATTGTACCAGACCTCATGGCTTGGAAAAATGGGAAGCCAG ATACGATGTCAAGTTGATATTTTGGTTGGTGATAGTGTGACTGGTACAAAGAGGAGTGTCGGTTACTTTGCTGGAATTAAA GCAAATACTCCAATTTTGGGGGAGGTGGTACTAGAAGAAAGTGCACCTAGTGTGGAAATTCAACTTGAATCAACAGTACCGTTATTATGTCCATCGTGTGAAGTTGTCATACCTTTATTCATTACCGATCGAGAAGGTTATTTTGGCAAATATGCAGATGCAGTGGTAACTGAAAAGTGTGGCGCTGTTGTGACACCAAACAACACCGCTCCCGGAAACAAAATCACCTTATCTGTCAAGGCACGCAGAGACTTTTTCAGTGATGGTGACGGGGCCGTGTTCCTTGGTTTCCTTCCAGTACAGTACTCACCCGTACCTTTGTGGACTGGCTATCATTTCTTGCATCTGATCAAG TTAAAAACAGTGGACAAAGATAAAATATTTAGGCAATGTGGCGGTTCTGGAGACCCACACTACCACACATGTGATGGGGC ATACTATGACGTATACATAAGAGGGGAATTCATTTTCTACAAACACGAAAAGTATCCCTATGAG GTCCAAACACGTCTAACGGCTTGTGGTACTGTGGCCTGTAATTGTGGTGTCGCTGTTAGGGTTGAAGACGATATCATTATTTTTGATAGATGCAAAGTAACACCAAAAATATATGTTTGGTACTGGAGAGGAGAGAGATATGAATATTATTACTCGACGTCCACTCTCCAGATAAAAGTGTTGACAACTGGAGAACTGACACCAGGATTTCGTCTTACCAGACACTACAGAGGTTATATGCATGAG GTACACTTGCCAAATGGCGCATATGTTACCATATATGGAACGAATTATCTGAGTGTATACTTTTCCTATGGCAGTGAAGATTACAAATTTGAGAATGCTGGATTCTGCGGAAGCTGTGACGATGATAAAGACAACGATTTATTACATGGACCGTTTAAGGCAAAGGAGAAAAAATACTCAAACGCTGGAAGTTGGGGGACCAGACGAGAATTTTCCAGTACATGGAG AACTCCTCCTGGCAAAAATCTCTTTTACGGGGAACTAGACGATGACATACCCACTACGTCAGAGAGGGATCCTGTATCACAAATATACTGCACATGCTCTCTTGCCACACCCTTGAGCGCCCTCTTCGCTGGGATCTTCAATAATATACAAGTGATACAGTTGTGCGGCACCAACCGAGATCTTAAGAGATCTTACTTACCAAGTGAGACTGCGAACCCAAAAAGATGTGACTCCTATTGGTGTGATATCACTGATGATTACATAGCTGACATGGATGAGTACAAAAAACAACGAAGACGAAAGAGAGAGGCTGGTGACGAAAACGATTCCTTagactttgactttgacataGATTATGAACCACCA acaccaACTTGGCCGACTACCTCTGGTATTACAGAAGCTGACGCTGATGCTAAATGTAACGCTGTCCTTGTAACCTCTAGCGTTGGACAGGCTTGTGTATCCATTGTAGGAAACGATGCAGTGGCCCAGTACATTCAGTACTGTAAAACAGATATTCAG GTTCTCGATGATTTGAAAGAAGCCAGCAGTACACAAGAGATGATGAAGTCAGACTGCAAGGAAAGACTAACAAAGGACACGTCATTATATACAACAGTTGACGGTGTACTCGCTGAGGCAGAGGAAATTCTCGGTTATCTTTGTCCCCAAGACTGCAATGGCCATGGTACGTGTCAGAGTGGTGAATGTGACTGTAATACTGGATATGAAGGTTTAGATTGTTCCGTAGATTCGACCAAAGCTCCCACCGTATACACAGGCCATAAGGACGGACTCTGCGACAAAACGATTTATAATTGTACCCATGTTTCCATTTTTGGTGATAATCTCAGCGACTCCGATGGTCTTACATGCCACAGGAAACCAGTTAAG CTAACAATATCTGGCTTTGAAACGATAGACGAATCCGAGACATCAGATTCCGCAGGCGTGTTCGTGGCATTTGACGAGGTCAGTTGTCTTAGCAACGCAACTACAAACAACGACGGCGGCGACTCTGACACAACCAAACCATCAGGATCTATGTATGCTGTTAGTAACGATGGCAACAACCCAAGTGGCGAAGTTCTAGTTATTGTCTATAATTCCAACTGTGATGTCTGCAATGGTACCGATGGGTCATGTACCAGAAAG GATGATATCTGTGTCTTTGGTGACGATTGCTTTGATATGGATCACCTAGTGTGTAAAG ATTCGAAACTGCTAAATATTCTCAAAGATGCTGGGTACGCGATTCTGGGAATTCTGATCTCCGTGTTCGTTCTAACTGTCGTCGTTCTGTCGTACTTCAA GTTTGTCAGGAAATCAAACAAGGTAAGCGCTTCTACAGAAGCCCTGAAGAGCAGAACTTAA